The Vicia villosa cultivar HV-30 ecotype Madison, WI linkage group LG1, Vvil1.0, whole genome shotgun sequence genome includes a region encoding these proteins:
- the LOC131644934 gene encoding NAC domain-containing protein 73-like: MTWCNESDVNDHIKLNEEFQTIKCPSCGHDIEVKNQGGNGIHDLPGLPAGVRFDPNDIEILEHLEAKVMSNMCKIHPLIDEFIPTLQGENGICYTHPEKLPGVSKDGQIRHFFHRPSKAYTTGTRKRRKVHTDKEGGETRWHKTGKTRAIVVNGIVKGFKKILVLYTNYSKEGKPEKTNWVMHQYHLGSNEEEKDGELVASKVFYQTQPRQSGNSINVRDSYDKGSGHSDSATPNNLGMVECYNGSYTNYEHVHVGHHRESLPQFTTMDANKVRVQERK, from the exons ATGACATGGTGCAATGAGTCTGATGTTAATGATCATATAAAGCTCAATGAAGAATTTCAAACAATAAAATGCCCCTCATGTGGCCATGATATTGAAGTAAAAAATCag ggtGGAAATGGAATTCATGATTTGCCTGGTTTACCAGCTGGAGTGAGATTTGATCCAAATGACATAGAAATATTGGAGCATTTAGAGGCAAAAGTGATGTCTAATATGTGCAAGATTCATCCACTTATTGATGAGTTTATTCCAACACTTCAAGGAGAAAATGGAATTTGTTATACTCATCCAGAAAAACTaccag GAGTTAGCAAAGATGGACAAATCCGCCATTTTTTTCATAGGCCATCTAAAGCATACACAACAGGAACAAGGAAAAGAAGAAAGGTTCACACCGACAAAGAAGGAGGCGAAACAAGATGGCACAAAACAGGCAAAACTAGAGCAATTGTTGTTAATGGCATTGTCAAGGGTTTTAAAAAGATACTAGTACTCTACACAAACTATAGCAAGGAAGGAAAACCAGAGAAAACTAATTGGGTGATGCATCAATACCATCTTGGTagcaatgaagaagaaaaagatggagagTTAGTTGCTTCAAAGGTGTTTTACCAAACACAACCAAGACAAAGTGGTAACTCCATTAATGTAAGAGATTCATATGACAAAGGAAGTGGCCATAGTGATAGTGCAACACCTAACAATTTAGGTATGGTGGAATGCTACAATGGTTCTTATACAAATTATGAGCATGTCCATGTTGGTCATCATAGGGAAAGCTTGCCACAATTTACTACAATGGATGCAAACAAAGTAAGAGTGCAGGAGAGAAAGTAA